The Bombus pascuorum chromosome 11, iyBomPasc1.1, whole genome shotgun sequence genome has a window encoding:
- the LOC132911661 gene encoding protein FRA10AC1, whose protein sequence is MFPAYAYLSAYDRHKKLINDYFTLYGGSVSSLKRDTSRDKTDYDVIRENHRFLWDQDNEPETWGARLAKKYYDKLFKEYCIADLTYYKQNKVALRWRTEKEVIVGKGQFECGNKKCKEKEGLKSWEVNFGYIEHGQKKNALVKLRLCPECSIRLNYKSQKREAKKHKTLKRLGTNTETPSSMPSTSTVSIKIEEDKGASNVGKPIEDTEKDEDESKIWKEKPIENLEKTREEEFEEYLADLLM, encoded by the exons ATGTTTCCAGCTTATGCCTACTTGTCAGCTTATGACAGACACAAAAAACTTATAAATGATTATTTCACATTGTACGGAGGTTCAGTGTCATCTTTGAAACGGGATAC GTCCCGAGATAAGACTGACTATGACGTTATTAGAGAAAACCATAGATTTCTGTGGGATCAAGATAATGAACCAGAAACATGGGGTGCTCGTTTGgcaaagaaatattatgaCAAATTGTTTAAAGAATACTGTATAGCTGACTTAACAtattacaaacaaaataag GTTGCCTTAAGATGGAGAACAGAGAAGGAAGTTATCGTTGGTAAGGGACAGTTTGAgtgtggaaataaaaaatgtaaagaaaaggaaggcCTTAAATCTTGGGAAGTAAATTTTGGTTACATAGAGCATGGTCAGAAGAAAAATGCTCTTGTCAAATTAA GACTGTGCCCTGAATGTTCTATAAGGTTGAATTATAAATCTCAAAAACGCGAAGCaaagaaacataaaacatTAAAGAGATTAGGTACAAATACTGAAACACCCAGTAGTATGCCTAGTACATCAAcagtttcaattaaaattgaagAGGATAAAGGTGCAAGTAATGTTGGGAAACCGATTGAAGATACAGAAAAAGATGAAGATGAATCtaaaatttggaaagaaaaaCCAATTGAAAATCTGGAAAAAACAAGAGAGGAGGAATTTGAAGAATATCTAGCAGATTTGCTAATGtga
- the LOC132911658 gene encoding hydroxymethylglutaryl-CoA lyase, mitochondrial, protein MYIFKLMMFKIISNNNVINFSVKRMRSISNFVKVVEVGPRDGLQNERNIVPSKVKVEFINKLSETGLKNIEVTSFVSPKWVPQMADNAEVYQKINKKPDISYPALVPNIKGLKAALEVNVKEIAIFLAASETFSRKNINCSIDDSMKNARAVIEEALKYDIKVRGYISCIIGCPYEGQIQATVVANLATFMLQCGCYEISLGDTIGVGSPNKIKNVLHELGYVSNDMHEFAIHCHDTYGQALVNIYASLEHGIRIFDSSVAGLGGCPYAVGASGNVATEDLLYLLHEQGLETGINLNEIVKIGEFISSQLQRQNQSKAGIAILAKKC, encoded by the coding sequence atgtacatttttaaattaatgatgtttaaaattatcagtaacaataatgtaattaatttttctgtaaaaagGATGAGATCAATTAGTAACTTTGTAAAAGTAGTTGAAGTTGGACCTCGAGATGGattacaaaatgaaagaaatattgtcCCAAGCAAAGTCAAAGTTGAGTTCATTAACAAACTATCAGAAACTGGATTAAAGAATATAGAAGTTACCAGTTTTGTGTCTCCAAAATGGGTTCCCCAAATGGCAGATAATGCAGAGGTATACCAAAAGATTAATAAGAAACCAGATATTTCTTATCCAGCATTGGTACCAAACATAAAAGGCTTGAAAGCTGCATTGGAAgtaaatgtaaaagaaatagCTATCTTTTTGGCTGCATCAGAAACTTTTTCAAGGAAGAATATCAACTGTTCCATTGATGATAGTATGAAAAACGCTAGAGCAGTTATTGAAGAAGCcttaaaatatgatattaaagTCAGAGGATATATATCATGTATCATTGGTTGTCCTTACGAAGGTCAAATTCAAGCAACAGTTGTAGCCAATTTAGCTACATTCATGTTACAATGTGGAtgttatgaaatttctttagGAGATACTATTGGTGTAGGATCACCTAACAAAATAAAGAATGTATTACATGAATTGGGATATGTATCAAATGACATGCATGAATTTGCAATTCATTGTCATGATACTTACGGACAGGCACTAGTAAACATTTATGCTAGCCTTGAACATGGAATAAGAATTTTTGACTCATCTGTAGCTGGTCTAGGAGGTTGTCCATATGCAGTTGGAGCCTCTGGAAATGTTGCTACGGAAGATTTACTCTATCTTTTACATGAACAAGGTTTAGAAACTGGAATAAATCTTaatgaaatagtaaaaatagGAGAATTTATCAGTAGTCAGCTTCAAAGACAAAATCAATCCAAAGCAGGTATTGCGATTTTAgcaaaaaaatgttaa
- the LOC132911641 gene encoding armadillo-like helical domain-containing protein 3, with translation MAMAMRKRSGSGSKRQHKGKLVPIYESFFKGEDLTLAHPNFWNELFLIKPMVPHIESEILHMTAEQLNASRENLNALVCHCVDTLVDEHPFRVVYALQTLAAVIQSMYKKASQGDCGFNLIDILVGFDSAEQRMTTLMQHCNNFLTGEYPDSLKALCLKLLLIIVTGMDNVSQNTLLEYVMLNSVFESLVQLLRDTTARSRHGHDAVLLLTLLVNYRKHERANPYIVKLSILDDELALNGYGQVISSSLMDFCRQFVQQRAEIQASWLSSLTSIVGSMFVGEEEAKTQQVRANNALLLALYEATHLNRNFVTTLAYTQSDTSAPPSPNNTLGPNAVAPGTQLSDVMAQPFNLLATFLQYCSIVMQVIRTEAIMNNVKLCFLILSCIAEDQYANSLMHDANLAFRVQLHRVPMHHRKIQDKAAPAQPLAATLLDLLVEFVTSHMMKKFPLELYHQCIGVLQRLLCYQKRCRVRLGYQWRDLWTALINLLKFLTTHESHLIKKMNIFPLAIQVVNILNLFITYGDTFLSSPSSYDELFYEIIRMRLIFTNLNAMALRYSTSESYEYKEHALKLTNCLVNMRDIVNHFPPKIAAWLASESLSTPTEQQILAIIIQNYDSLTLKLQDNLDQYERYSEKPNHVAFFEEMVTGVVIDTRGSIDLSTLDTQAILQELSNIS, from the exons ATGGCAATGGCTATGAGAAAACGGAGCGGTTCTGGCTCCAAACGCCAACATAAAGGAAAACTTGTACCTATTTATGAGAGCTTTTTCAAAGGAGAGGATTTAACACTGGCTCATCCAAATTTTTGGAATGAATTGTTCTTAATTAAACCTATG GTTCCACATattgaaagtgaaattttacatatgaCTGCAGAGCAGTTAAATGCAAGCAGAGAAAACTTAAATGCTTTAGTCTGCCATTGTGTAGATACGTTAGTTGATGAACATCCTTTCAGAGTTGTATATGCTTTACAAACTTTAGCAGCTGTTATTCAGTCCATGTATAAAAAAGCTAGTCAAGGTGATTgtggatttaatttaatagatattttagTAGGTTTTGATTCTGCAGAACAGAGGATGACAACATTAATGCAacattgtaataatttcttaacag GTGAATACCCTGATAGTTTAAAAGCTTTGTGCTTGAAATTGTTGTTAATTATTGTAACTGGCATGGACAATGTTAGTCAGAACACTTTGTTGGAATATGTTATGCTTAATAGTGTTTTTGAATCTCTGGTTCAA ctTTTAAGAGATACAACAGCTAGAAGCCGTCACGGACATGACGCAGTGTTACTTTTAACACTTCTAGTCAATTATAGAAAGCATGAAAGGGCAAATCCTTATATTGTTAAGTTATCAATTTTAGATGATGAATTAGCTCTTAATGGCTATGGGCAAGTTATATCAAGTTCATTGATGGACTTCTGCAGACAGTTTGTTCAACAAAGAGCAG aaatacaagCATCCTGGTTATCTTCCTTAACTAGTATAGTCGGAAGTATGTTCGTtggagaagaagaagcgaaAACGCAACAAGTCCGTGCAAATAATGCATTGTTATTAGCACTTTATGAAGCAACACATTTAAATCGTAATTTTGTAACAACTTTGGCATATACACAAAGTGATACTAGTGCACCACCTTCTCCAAATAATACATTGGGACCAAATGCGGTAGCTCCCGGAACACAACTATCTGACGTGATGGCTCAGCCATTTAATTTGCTGGCCACATTCTTACAGTATTG TTCAATAGTTATGCAGGTGATCAGAACAGAGgcaataatgaataacgttaaattGTGCTTCCTCATATTAAGTTGTATTGCCGAGGATCAATATGCAAACAGTTTAATGCATGATGCAAATTTGGCGTTTAGAGTACAACTCCATCGAGTACCGATGCATCATAGAAAGATACAAGATAAAGCAGCACCAGCACAACCATTAGCAGCTACCTTACTTG ATTTACTTGTCGAATTTGTTACATCGCATATGATGAAAAAATTTCCATTGGAACTTTATCATCAATGTATTGGAGTTCTACAGAGGTTGCTTTGTTACCAAAAAAGATGTAGAGTTAGGCTTGGATATCAATGGAGAGATCTTTGGACTGCactaattaatttactcaaatttttaacaactCATGAGAGTCACCTTATTAAGAAAATGAATATCTTTCCATTAGCTATTCAg gTTGTGAATAtcttaaatttgtttattacgTACGGAGATACATTCTTATCCTCCCCTAGCAGTTATGAcgaattattttacgaaataatacgAATGAGGcttattttcacaaatttgAATGCAATGg CTCTCCGTTATTCAACAAGCGAATCTTACGAGTATAAAGAACATgcattaaaattaacaaattgttTGGTGAATATGAGAGACATAGTAAATCATTTTCCACCAAAAATAGCAGCGTGGTTAGCTAGTGAAAGTTTGTCCACTCCAACAGAACAACAAATTTTAGCTatcataatacaaaattatgatAGTCTTACTTTAAAATTGCAAGATAATTTAGATCAATATGAAAGATATTCTGAGAAACCTAATCATGTTGCATTCTTCGAGGAAATG GTAACTGGAGTTGTAATTGATACTCGAGGATCGATAGATTTGAGTACGTTAGACACACAGGCTATATTACAAGAACTATCGAATATTTCGTAA
- the LOC132911662 gene encoding uncharacterized protein LOC132911662 isoform X2, whose protein sequence is MFGKFVTKLIQSLPTWEVTKYYGRVCIYQLKCLKYRVQTSEAWFNFKCKFMPGSLRKEIECEDYVEPKVSSKSKRQKEQPKVSSETESQDKVQYNAKDHKSLPTSLKKLKDNYIIDELIDSKKQKKQGKKGYQENNKYPIHEDYVTKKERKVKRAQ, encoded by the exons ATGTTTGGtaaatttgttacaaaattaatacaa tCATTGCCAACATGGGAAGTAACTAAATATTATGGGAGAGTGTGTatatatcaattaaaatgtttaaaatatagaGTTCAAACAAGTGAAGCAtggtttaattttaaatgcaaatttatgCCAGGTAGCTTGCGTAAAGAAATAGAATGTGAAGATTATGTTGAACCCAAAG ttAGCAGTAAGTCTAAACGACAGAAAGAACAACCAAAAGTGTCATCTGAGACAGAATCGCAAGATAAAGTTCAATATAATGCAAAGGATCATAAAAGCTTACCAACTTCActcaagaaattaaaagataattacattattgatgaattaatagattcaaaaaagcagaaaaagcAAGGAAAGAAGGGATAtcaagaaaataacaaatatccTATACATGAAGATTATGtgacaaagaaagaaagaaaa GTAAAACGTGCTCAATGA
- the LOC132911662 gene encoding uncharacterized protein LOC132911662 isoform X1, with amino-acid sequence MFGKFVTKLIQSLPTWEVTKYYGRVCIYQLKCLKYRVQTSEAWFNFKCKFMPGSLRKEIECEDYVEPKVSSKSKRQKEQPKVSSETESQDKVQYNAKDHKSLPTSLKKLKDNYIIDELIDSKKQKKQGKKGYQENNKYPIHEDYVTKKERKVQFNYNLYY; translated from the exons ATGTTTGGtaaatttgttacaaaattaatacaa tCATTGCCAACATGGGAAGTAACTAAATATTATGGGAGAGTGTGTatatatcaattaaaatgtttaaaatatagaGTTCAAACAAGTGAAGCAtggtttaattttaaatgcaaatttatgCCAGGTAGCTTGCGTAAAGAAATAGAATGTGAAGATTATGTTGAACCCAAAG ttAGCAGTAAGTCTAAACGACAGAAAGAACAACCAAAAGTGTCATCTGAGACAGAATCGCAAGATAAAGTTCAATATAATGCAAAGGATCATAAAAGCTTACCAACTTCActcaagaaattaaaagataattacattattgatgaattaatagattcaaaaaagcagaaaaagcAAGGAAAGAAGGGATAtcaagaaaataacaaatatccTATACATGAAGATTATGtgacaaagaaagaaagaaaagtacaatttaattataatctttaCTATTAA